One region of Salvia miltiorrhiza cultivar Shanhuang (shh) chromosome 3, IMPLAD_Smil_shh, whole genome shotgun sequence genomic DNA includes:
- the LOC131015064 gene encoding uncharacterized protein LOC131015064 isoform X3, with product MVEESSTLMMEEIQLYTNWDDVMCPICLDFPHNAVLLQCASYEKGCRSFVCDTDHLHSNCLYRFKQANGMSPEGKSPSTAENIQCVGSGSDSKPACPLCRGEVTGWVVVNKARMYLDEKKRCCEEEKCRFTGTYSELQKHAQVEHPHACPSKIDPARQLDWDNFQQSAEIIDVLSTIHSEVPRGVVLGDYVIEYGDDNSGDDYDDFPGDEGNWWTSCILYQVFENFRTSRNRRRSRVSDSRRGNRRLSFDTSNSDEGSVSSAEYADYRADETDDEYVSARALSRRRVAEQSNCATE from the exons ATGGTGGAAGAGAGTTCTACACTTATGATGGAGGAGATTCAGTTGTATACCAACTGGGATGATGTCATGTGTCCCATATGCTTGGACTTCCCTCACAATGCTGTTCTTCTCCAGTGTGCATCATATGAAAAAGGATGTCGTTCCTTTGTATGTGACACGGATCATTTGCATTCCAATTGTCTCTACCGCTTTAAACAAGCAAACGGGATGTCACCGGAAGGCAAATCTCCAAGTACTGCTGAAAATATACAGTGTGTGGGTTCAGGATCTGACAGCAAACCAGCTTGCCCCTTGTGCAGAGGAGAAGTTACTGGATGGGTAGTGGTCAATAAGGCTCGTATGTATCTGGATGAGAAGAAACGCTGTTGTGAGGAGGAAAAATGTCGATTTACAGGTACTTATTCTGAGCTCCAAAAGCATGCTCAGGTGGAACATCCTCATGCTTGCCCTTCGAAAATAGATCCTGCACGCCAGCTTGATTGGGACAATTTCCAGCAGTCCGCTGagatcatagatgtattaagtACTATCCATTCAGAAGTTCCACGTGGAGTGGTTCTCGGCGATTATGTTATTGAGTATGGAGATGATAACTCTGGAGATGATTACGATGACTTCCCCGGGGATGAGGGAAACTGGTGGACATCTTGTATTCTGTATcaagtttttgaaaattttaggACATCTAGAAACCGAAGAAGATCAAGAGTCAGCGATTCCAGAAGAGGAAACCGCCGTTTGAGTTTTGATACTTCAAACTCTGATGAGGGTTCTGTGTCTTCTGCGGAATATGCAGATTACAGAGCTGATGAGACTGATGATGAATATGTCAGTGCAAGGGCATTATCCAGACGAAGAGTTGCGGAACAGAG TAATTGTGCAACAGAATAG
- the LOC131015062 gene encoding cytoplasmic 60S subunit biogenesis factor REI1 homolog 1-like yields MPGLTCNACNKEFADDVEQKLHYKSEWHRYNLKRKVAGVPGVTETLFQARQSALADEKKKLNETPMLYSCGLCGKGYRSLKAHEQHLKSKSHLIRASEATGNIDEGSTIIKPLTRRAPKEPLHHVMEEDEESEESDWEEVDPNEDLLGEASDSLKQLQVNEGTSNDDMDEDEDGDDFEVLDPSCCFMCDLEHDTLESCMVHMHKKHGFFIPDIEYLKDPKGLLTYLGLKVKRDFLCLYCNERCHPFSSLEAVRKHMEAKNHCKVHYGDGSEDEEAELEDFYDYSSSYDGTDGNQLVAVGDMENAVALGSGGSELVITRRNNGATTTKMLGSRDYLKYYRQKHRPTALHSEITAALAARYKSMGLATVQSREHVVRMKVMKAMNSSGVEAMRSKMGMKSNVIRNLPKNCTY; encoded by the exons ATGCCGGGATTAACGTGCAACGCTTGCAACAAAGAATTCGCAGATGATGTTGAACAAAAGCTCCATTACAAATCCGAGTGGCACCGCTACAATCTCAAACGCAAG GTTGCTGGTGTACCAGGAGTGACTGAAACACTCTTCCAAGCTAGACAATCTGCACTTGCTGATGAGAAAAAGAAGCTGAATGAGACTCCCATGCTTTACAGTTGTGGCCTTTGTGGCAAGGGGTATAGAAGTTTGAAAGCCCATGAACAACACCTGAAGTCTAAAAGTCACTTAATAAGGGCTTCTGAAGCAACAGGCAACATAGATGAAGGGAGTACGATTATCAAACCTCTTACACGCCGTGCGCCGAAGGAACCTCTGCATCATGTGatggaggaagatgaagaaagTGAGGAGAGTGACTGGGAAGAGGTTGATCCTAATGAAGATTTACTTGGTGAAGCCAGTGACTCTTTGAAACAATTACAAGTTAACGAGGGTACTTCTAatgatgatatggatgaagATGAGGATGGTGATGATTTTGAAGTTTTGGACCCGTCTTGTTGCTTTATGTGTGATCTGGAGCATGATACATTAGAGAGCTGTATGGTACACATGCACAAGAAGCATGGGTTCTTCATTCCAGATATCGAGTATCTGAAGGATCCTAAAGGTCTTCTCACATATCTGGGCCTCAAG GTTAAACGAGATTTCCTGTGTTTGTACTGCAATGAGAGATGTCACCCTTTCAGTAGTTTGGAGGCAGTTCGGAAGCATATGGAGGCAAAAAATCACTGCAAAGTGCACTATGGCGATGGAAGTGAAGACGAGGAAGCAGAGCTTGAAGATTTTTATGATTACAGCAGCAG TTATGATGGCACGGATGGAAACCAACTGGTTGCCGTTGGTGACATGGAGAATGCTGTTGCACTTGGTAGTGGTGGTTCTGAGCTTGTCATCACCAGGCGCAATAACGGTGCAACAACGACGAAAATGCTTGGATCTAGGGACTATTTGAAATACTATCGCCAGAAACATCGTCCCACAGCCTTACACAGTGAGATCACCGCTGCATTAGCTGCTAG GTACAAGAGCATGGGCCTTGCAACTGTGCAGTCAAGAGAGCACGTAGTCCGGATGAAAGTAATGAAGGCGATGAACTCGTCTGGTGTTGAGGCGATGCGCTCTAAAATGGGTATGAAGAGTAATGTCATTCGCAACCTCCCCAAGAACTGCACGTATTAG
- the LOC131015064 gene encoding uncharacterized protein LOC131015064 isoform X1 has product MVEESSTLMMEEIQLYTNWDDVMCPICLDFPHNAVLLQCASYEKGCRSFVCDTDHLHSNCLYRFKQANGMSPEGKSPSTAENIQCVGSGSDSKPACPLCRGEVTGWVVVNKARMYLDEKKRCCEEEKCRFTGTYSELQKHAQVEHPHACPSKIDPARQLDWDNFQQSAEIIDVLSTIHSEVPRGVVLGDYVIEYGDDNSGDDYDDFPGDEGNWWTSCILYQVFENFRTSRNRRRSRVSDSRRGNRRLSFDTSNSDEGSVSSAEYADYRADETDDEYVSARALSRRRVAEQSSRRRRSRFFDN; this is encoded by the exons ATGGTGGAAGAGAGTTCTACACTTATGATGGAGGAGATTCAGTTGTATACCAACTGGGATGATGTCATGTGTCCCATATGCTTGGACTTCCCTCACAATGCTGTTCTTCTCCAGTGTGCATCATATGAAAAAGGATGTCGTTCCTTTGTATGTGACACGGATCATTTGCATTCCAATTGTCTCTACCGCTTTAAACAAGCAAACGGGATGTCACCGGAAGGCAAATCTCCAAGTACTGCTGAAAATATACAGTGTGTGGGTTCAGGATCTGACAGCAAACCAGCTTGCCCCTTGTGCAGAGGAGAAGTTACTGGATGGGTAGTGGTCAATAAGGCTCGTATGTATCTGGATGAGAAGAAACGCTGTTGTGAGGAGGAAAAATGTCGATTTACAGGTACTTATTCTGAGCTCCAAAAGCATGCTCAGGTGGAACATCCTCATGCTTGCCCTTCGAAAATAGATCCTGCACGCCAGCTTGATTGGGACAATTTCCAGCAGTCCGCTGagatcatagatgtattaagtACTATCCATTCAGAAGTTCCACGTGGAGTGGTTCTCGGCGATTATGTTATTGAGTATGGAGATGATAACTCTGGAGATGATTACGATGACTTCCCCGGGGATGAGGGAAACTGGTGGACATCTTGTATTCTGTATcaagtttttgaaaattttaggACATCTAGAAACCGAAGAAGATCAAGAGTCAGCGATTCCAGAAGAGGAAACCGCCGTTTGAGTTTTGATACTTCAAACTCTGATGAGGGTTCTGTGTCTTCTGCGGAATATGCAGATTACAGAGCTGATGAGACTGATGATGAATATGTCAGTGCAAGGGCATTATCCAGACGAAGAGTTGCGGAACAGAG CTCTCGAAGGCGTCGTTCCCGCTTCTTTGACAACTAG
- the LOC131015064 gene encoding uncharacterized protein LOC131015064 isoform X2: MVEESSTLMMEEIQLYTNWDDVMCPICLDFPHNAVLLQCASYEKGCRSFVCDTDHLHSNCLYRFKQANGMSPEGKSPSTAENIQCVGSGSDSKPACPLCRGEVTGWVVVNKARMYLDEKKRCCEEEKCRFTGTYSELQKHAQVEHPHACPSKIDPARQLDWDNFQQSAEIIDVLSTIHSEVPRGVVLGDYVIEYGDDNSGDDYDDFPGDEGNWWTSCILYQVFENFRTSRNRRRSRVSDSRRGNRRLSFDTSNSDEGSVSSAEYADYRADETDDEYVSARALSRRRVAEQRIEFIIGCGMEK; the protein is encoded by the exons ATGGTGGAAGAGAGTTCTACACTTATGATGGAGGAGATTCAGTTGTATACCAACTGGGATGATGTCATGTGTCCCATATGCTTGGACTTCCCTCACAATGCTGTTCTTCTCCAGTGTGCATCATATGAAAAAGGATGTCGTTCCTTTGTATGTGACACGGATCATTTGCATTCCAATTGTCTCTACCGCTTTAAACAAGCAAACGGGATGTCACCGGAAGGCAAATCTCCAAGTACTGCTGAAAATATACAGTGTGTGGGTTCAGGATCTGACAGCAAACCAGCTTGCCCCTTGTGCAGAGGAGAAGTTACTGGATGGGTAGTGGTCAATAAGGCTCGTATGTATCTGGATGAGAAGAAACGCTGTTGTGAGGAGGAAAAATGTCGATTTACAGGTACTTATTCTGAGCTCCAAAAGCATGCTCAGGTGGAACATCCTCATGCTTGCCCTTCGAAAATAGATCCTGCACGCCAGCTTGATTGGGACAATTTCCAGCAGTCCGCTGagatcatagatgtattaagtACTATCCATTCAGAAGTTCCACGTGGAGTGGTTCTCGGCGATTATGTTATTGAGTATGGAGATGATAACTCTGGAGATGATTACGATGACTTCCCCGGGGATGAGGGAAACTGGTGGACATCTTGTATTCTGTATcaagtttttgaaaattttaggACATCTAGAAACCGAAGAAGATCAAGAGTCAGCGATTCCAGAAGAGGAAACCGCCGTTTGAGTTTTGATACTTCAAACTCTGATGAGGGTTCTGTGTCTTCTGCGGAATATGCAGATTACAGAGCTGATGAGACTGATGATGAATATGTCAGTGCAAGGGCATTATCCAGACGAAGAGTTGCGGAACAGAG AATAGAGTTCATCATAGGGTGTGGAATGGAAAAGTGA